In one window of Cynocephalus volans isolate mCynVol1 chromosome 6, mCynVol1.pri, whole genome shotgun sequence DNA:
- the LOC134381280 gene encoding hemoglobin subunit alpha-1-like — MVLSSADKTNVKALWGKAGDHVTDYGAEALERMFMSFPTTKTYFPHFDLSHDSKQVKEHGKKVANALTNAVAHVDDLPGALSALSDLHAQKLRVDPVNFKLLNHCLVVTLARHHPEAFTPEVHASVDKFLASVSTVLTSKYR; from the exons ATGGTGCTGTCTTCTGCTGACAAGACCAACGTCAAGGCCCTCTGGGGCAAAGCTGGTGACCATGTCACCGATTATGGCGCGGAGGCCCTGGAGAG GATGTTCATGTCCTTTCCCACCACCAAGACCTACTTCCCCCACTTCGACCTGAGCCACGACTCCAAACAGGTCAAGGAGCATGGCAAGAAGGTGGCCAATGCGCTGACCAATGCCGTGGCTCACGTGGACGACCTGCCCGGTGCTCTGTCTGCTCTGAGCGACCTGCACGCGCAGAAGCTGCGGGTGGACCCCGTCAACTTCAAG CTCCTGAACCACTGCCTGGTGGTGACCCTGGCCAGACACCATCCTGAAGCATTCACCCCTGAAGTCCACGCCTCCGTGGACAAGTTCCTGGCCTCTGTGAGCACCGTGCTGACCTCCAAATACCGTTAG
- the LOC134381282 gene encoding hemoglobin subunit alpha-1: MVLSPADKTNVKALWGKAGDHVTDYGAEALERMFMSFPTTKTYFPHFDLSHDSKQVKEHGKKVANALTNAVAHVDDLPGALSALSDLHAQKLRVDPVNFKLLNHCLVVTLARHHPEAFTPEVHASVDKFLASVSTVLTSKYR, from the exons ATGGTGCTGTCTCCTGCTGACAAGACCAACGTCAAGGCCCTCTGGGGCAAAGCTGGTGACCATGTCACCGATTATGGCGCGGAGGCCCTGGAGAG GATGTTCATGTCCTTTCCCACCACCAAGACCTACTTCCCCCACTTCGACCTGAGCCACGACTCCAAACAGGTCAAGGAGCATGGCAAGAAGGTGGCCAATGCGCTGACCAATGCCGTGGCTCACGTGGACGACCTGCCCGGTGCTCTGTCTGCTCTGAGCGACCTGCACGCGCAGAAGCTGCGGGTGGACCCCGTCAACTTCAAG CTCCTGAACCACTGCCTGGTGGTGACCCTGGCCAGACACCATCCTGAAGCATTCACCCCTGAAGTCCACGCCTCCGTGGACAAGTTCCTGGCCTCTGTGAGCACCGTGCTGACCTCCAAATACCGTTAG
- the HBQ1 gene encoding hemoglobin subunit theta-1, whose protein sequence is MALHAADRALVRALWRKLGSNVGVYATEALERTFLSFPSTKTYFPHLDLSPGSTQVKAHGQKVADALTLAVEHLDDLPGALSALSDLHAHELRVDPAHFKLLGHCLVVTLARHFPGDFSPAMQASLDKFLSHVISALSSKYR, encoded by the exons ATGGCGCTGCACGCGGCGGACCGGGCGCTGGTGCGCGCGCTGTGGAGGAAGCTGGGCAGCAACGTGGGCGTGTACGCGACCGAGGCCCTGGAGAG GACCTTCCTGTCCTTCCCCTCCACCAAGACCTACTTCCCACATCTGGACCTGAGCCCCGGCTCCACGCAGGTGAAGGCACACGGCCAGAAGGTGGCCGATGCGCTGACCCTCGCGGTCGAACACCTGGACGACCTGCCCGGAGCCCTGTCCGCGCTGAGCGACCTGCACGCGCACGAGCTGCGTGTGGACCCCGCCCACTTCAAG CTCCTGGGCCACTGTCTGGTGGTGACCCTCGCCCGGCACTTCCCCGGGGACTTCAGCCCCGCCATGCAGGCCTCGCTGGATAAGTTCCTGAGTCACGTGATCTCGGCGCTGTCCTCCAAGTATCGCTAA